Within Candidatus Omnitrophota bacterium, the genomic segment AGAGGAGGCGATCGAACAGTACGCAGCCGGCTTTTATAAAAAATGGAATCCCTCACACGGGATGGACATAAACAATGCGGTCCTCGCTGCAACTGTAGAAACGTGCGGCGGTGTGCTCTACACCCTCAATGAAAAGCACTACCCAGTGCCTTCCATAGTCGTGGAAAAGGCGTGGTGATGTCTATTGCAATTTTTCATTGAGTACTGCTTCTAAGCGGGCCTTTAACATTGAGTTGACTGCAGGTGCGAGGTCTGTTTGA encodes:
- a CDS encoding ribbon-helix-helix protein, CopG family, coding for MLTLKACVSTDKIFSAPIDDSVLRVLDELSKRLHKSKKKIVEEAIEQYAAGFYKKWNPSHGMDINNAVLAATVETCGGVLYTLNEKHYPVPSIVVEKAW